From a single Nostoc sp. MS1 genomic region:
- a CDS encoding squalene/phytoene synthase family protein codes for MLCSLNEALKILEETSRTFYIPIVRLPSGLQEAVASAYLCMRAIDEIEDHAELDKFTKVKLLHNISEVLQEGTDGFAADAFSILKDYHNVLPEVTQGIIKWSTLAPQSIAPRIWDITAAMADRMAYWAERNWYIQTKADLDRYTFSVAGSVGLLLSDLWAWYDGTQTDRMQSIGFGRGLQAVNIIRNHSEDLQRGVNFFPLHWSMEQMNYYARCNLSLADLYVSSLSEGPALNFCKLPLVLAYASLKALECGQAKLSRNDVLSLVTETMGIN; via the coding sequence ATGCTGTGTTCTCTAAATGAAGCATTAAAAATTCTTGAAGAAACTAGCCGAACCTTCTATATTCCCATTGTTCGATTACCATCTGGACTACAAGAAGCTGTAGCTTCAGCCTATTTATGTATGCGCGCTATCGATGAAATTGAAGATCACGCAGAATTAGATAAGTTCACTAAAGTAAAACTGCTACACAACATCAGTGAAGTTTTACAAGAGGGAACGGACGGCTTTGCTGCTGATGCTTTTTCAATATTGAAAGATTATCATAATGTGCTTCCCGAAGTGACTCAAGGTATTATCAAATGGTCAACTCTTGCTCCTCAAAGTATCGCTCCTCGAATCTGGGATATAACTGCTGCGATGGCAGATAGAATGGCTTATTGGGCTGAAAGAAATTGGTACATTCAAACGAAGGCAGATTTAGATCGTTATACTTTTAGTGTGGCTGGATCTGTAGGATTGTTGCTGTCTGATTTGTGGGCTTGGTATGATGGAACACAAACTGATCGTATGCAAAGTATTGGTTTCGGTCGAGGACTACAAGCTGTTAATATTATCCGTAACCACTCTGAAGATTTGCAAAGAGGAGTAAATTTCTTTCCACTTCATTGGAGCATGGAACAGATGAATTATTATGCACGCTGCAATCTTTCTCTTGCCGATCTTTATGTAAGTAGTTTATCGGAAGGCCCAGCTCTTAACTTTTGCAAACTTCCGCTTGTGTTAGCATATGCCTCTCTTAAAGCCTTAGAGTGCGGACAAGCTAAACTGAGCCGCAACGATGTTCTCAGTCTAGTTACTGAAACAATGGGTATTAATTAG
- a CDS encoding ABC exporter membrane fusion protein: MPKKRTLLNSRIMWTIGFAITALLLPSSFLFQSLLQPQVSKRISLSNNSSKKLIISTITALGRIEPQGEVIFLSPSPTLEGARLDKLLIKEGDKVKSGQLVAILDSHERLLATLKEANAQVKVSQERLSQVLSGEKLGKINAQKATLNRIKAQLYGEINAQKATLARFESEFRNAKAEYERYKALYQEGAISTSIFDDKRLKIETVGEQVKEEKTILNRIITTGQKQLQEAKATLQEISEVRPVDVAVAKAELESAIASSKKAKTNLELAYVRSPVDGYILKIHTRRGEFVQDHRIASLGQIEQMYVVAEIQETDISKIRLKQPANIISEYGGFSGELKGTVEEIGKQINKKDIIDMGSSAKVDVRVIEVKIKLNPEDSKRVKFLTNLTVRVSIHSI; the protein is encoded by the coding sequence ATGCCTAAAAAACGAACTCTTTTAAATTCAAGAATAATGTGGACTATTGGCTTTGCTATTACTGCTTTACTATTGCCTAGTTCATTTCTTTTTCAGAGCTTATTACAACCCCAAGTGTCTAAACGAATATCTTTATCGAATAATTCGAGCAAGAAACTAATAATTAGCACAATTACGGCTTTGGGAAGAATTGAACCTCAAGGAGAAGTTATTTTTCTTTCCCCTTCTCCTACTCTTGAGGGTGCAAGATTAGATAAACTTCTTATAAAAGAAGGAGATAAAGTGAAGTCTGGACAATTAGTTGCCATTTTAGATAGCCACGAACGTTTACTAGCTACTTTAAAAGAAGCCAATGCACAAGTTAAAGTATCCCAAGAGCGTCTTAGTCAAGTACTATCTGGTGAAAAGCTTGGAAAAATTAATGCACAAAAAGCTACTTTAAATCGTATAAAAGCACAGTTATATGGAGAAATTAATGCACAAAAAGCTACTTTAGCACGCTTTGAATCTGAATTCCGCAACGCTAAAGCAGAATATGAACGTTACAAAGCTCTTTATCAAGAAGGTGCAATTTCTACCTCTATTTTTGATGATAAGAGATTAAAGATAGAAACTGTTGGCGAGCAAGTCAAAGAAGAAAAAACTATTTTAAATCGTATTATCACTACAGGTCAAAAGCAACTTCAAGAAGCAAAAGCAACGTTACAAGAAATTTCTGAAGTTCGTCCTGTAGATGTAGCAGTTGCGAAAGCTGAGTTGGAAAGTGCAATCGCCTCAAGTAAAAAAGCTAAGACTAACCTTGAATTAGCCTATGTACGCTCACCAGTAGATGGTTATATTTTGAAAATTCATACGCGACGTGGAGAATTTGTTCAAGATCATAGAATTGCCAGTCTTGGTCAAATTGAACAAATGTATGTTGTAGCTGAAATCCAAGAAACAGATATAAGTAAAATTCGCCTTAAACAGCCAGCTAATATTATTAGTGAATATGGTGGTTTTAGTGGAGAATTAAAAGGAACTGTAGAGGAAATAGGTAAGCAAATTAATAAAAAAGATATTATTGATATGGGTTCATCAGCAAAAGTAGACGTTAGGGTTATAGAAGTCAAAATAAAATTGAATCCAGAAGATAGTAAGAGAGTAAAATTTTTAACAAATTTAACTGTTCGTGTATCAATTCATAGTATTTAA